GTGTCTTATTAATAACAGCATCCTTGGTAATACAGTTACAGGTTTTTATAAGGTAGATTTGGTGATATTTACACAACTATTATTGTTAAAGGAACACGGTTTTCCGTGGCCGCTACAGTAATCTAAAGGAAGTCCATGGATGGCCGCTAAGGGGTTCTAAGTTAATACAAAgaactcaaaataaacaaaacacttcTCACTGTCCTCTTCATTCACGCACATGGTTCCTCACAGCCTGTTGTTCCTTGGGCTCATCTGTCTGCACCTGTTTTAAATAGGGTGCTTCTCATCTGATTGGCAATCTGGCCTCATTATGCACAGTTGAGATGACACCCAGGTGTTGGCTACACTTGGCACCTCCTAGATGCAAACCCAGCGTCTGGCAATGTACCGGCCGTCCATCTTCATTCCCCTCTGCTGACCACTGGGGGCactacaatacacagacaaccaaaactACTGTCAAACACAAAAGTGGTTTTAGACTGTGTTTCCCTATGCGTTGTCTACATCCATGAGCGACATGCTAAAAATCCCCTTTTACCAGGTGCAAACAAACGGCATAGGTAAAACAGCAACTGGACAACAACAAACATTACAGTacagcaatacatacattaaacatgacagagggagatgtatgGACAATGATTAAACTATGTGGTGTATGAAGAAATAAAGGTCTGTGTATCAAAATGTGTGATGTGACTGGGTTatggaaaagaggaagaggtggtGCAATCaggagtgtccactgattggttcACCTCAGGCAATCAAAAAACAAACGGATGACTGACAGGTGGGACACACCAACGACCAACCATCAGGAACATAAAGGGACACCTGTGAATAGGGCAGAAGTACAGGATGTAACAAAGGGGGTAGATAGAGAGGGGCAAGGTAGAGGGGCATTAGATAGAGGGGGGCTAGGTAGAGAGGGGTTAGGTAGAGAAGGGGTAGATAGAGAGGGTCTAGATATAGAGGGGTTAGGCAGAGAGGGGGTAGATAGAGAAGAGCTAGGTGGGGGGAGTAGGAAGAAAGGGGTATGGTAGAGGGGGGTAGATAGAGAGGAGGTAAATTGAGAGGGGCTAGGTAGAGAGGGTTTTAGATAAAGTGGGGTTAGAAAGAGAGGGTCTAGATATAGAGGGGTTAGATAGAGAGCGTCTAGGCAGAGGGGGGTTAGACAAAGAGGGGTTAGGTAGATGAAGGGTAGATAGAGAAGAGCTaggtgggaggaggggggtaaggtagagggggagtgtgagagaagAGTGAATgctgatgatgataataatgatgGTGATCTCTAATACTGTTTTCTGGTCTCCCCCTTTAGATGCCTGTGAAGTTatactggacccaaacacagcaGCTAgaacactctctctgtctgaccagAACAAGACAGTGACATCTGGGGAGAAGCAACCATTTCCTGATCATCCAGAGAGATTTCAGTGTTGGGAACAAGTTCTGTGCAAAGAGGGTCTGTCAGGACGACATTATTGGGAGTTAGAGTGGAGTGAGGGAGGGGCTGGTATAGCAGTGACATATGAAGCAATCAACAGGAAAGGATGGGGTTGTGACAGTTGGCTTGGATCcaatgacaagtcctggagtCTGATCTGCTCTGGAAACAGTTACACTGCCTGGTATAATAATAAGAGAACTACCATACCTGaactcccctcctcctcttggtctaacagagtaggagtgtatctggactggccagccggcactctgtccttctacagggtctcctctgacacactgatacacttacacacattcCACTCTACATTCATTGAGCCACTCTACCCAGGGTTTTTTGTGGGCCCTGgctcctcagtgtctctctgtcaggtAGTATAGGCTCCTGTGTCTGTTAATTCAAGCTTGCATTATGAAAGCGCCTGTCTATTCAATGTCTCTGTGTCAGTTACACTAaagaaatatactgtagataaaatgaacatattttaataatgtgATTTTAATTATTCCTGCTTAAATTGAGAtggtcaataaaatgtaatacattaatttaaatctaacaaaatatataatatgtacAGGATACAAATCTTTTTTATGAACATGTTTTTTGAAAGCAGAATATTTGTTGTAGTTAATTGCATTCAGTGCAATTAACACTGGATGCCAATAGATTAAATGAGCAAACTTCCAACACTAATACTTTTTAATTAAGCTTCTGTCATTACTGTTTGCATCTGTGTCTGGTTAGCTCCCTCTACATCAGTTCAGTATTTGCTTTTACCCATGGTGAGGTactgtcattttcatttcaaaccCTACCAAGCCTGAGTACTTTCACACACTTTAAACCCATAGACATTAGTAGAACTTAGTAGAAGTTTTGACAGGAagatattttatgtaattgttacaattttgtgtttgatgtttgtgtagctatgatgaattaatcagtcaatgtacatacaaaacaaagataataaaacaattcaaccagaagcagagcatgctgtgaacattttcatttaaacttacaaaaatgttgtaaaagtcagataaaacatttaaagtcaTTAGGAACATTTCTTTAACCTTGAGTTACACTTAGTAGCAACATTTGAGAAAGAACTACATTAGGATTTGCAGTGTAATATCAATTCTCCTTTCTTCCAGAGCATGAGGTGCCCTAATGCTCCGGTAGCGTCAACCAGACGGCGGcaacagtgtgaacagaccataaccttggtggctgtagtctttgatgatggcATCGGGTATGATAGAAGCAGAGGCCTTTCTAGGCATAGGCAACCTAGGCGGTCGCCTAGGGCGCCACCTGCATGGGGGGTGCCACACgccctttaaaaaatattataacaaatatatatttatatatatgggGGAAATCAATCCATTTGTAGTTTtagttattataaaaataaaacaaattatacattaaGTGAAGACTTATTTGTTATGAGTGAGATGATACTGAAGTTTCAAAAGATGGTGAGGCAGGGCGGGGCCAGGTGTGGATGGTGGGTGAGTAAGCGCGCCAGTAGATGTTCATACGATCCGTTGAAATTTTCTGACTGCGGTTCTAATATAAAAAGACCAAAGCCACCTGGGGCACATTAtagaaagaagaagaaagatgaggaTGAAAGGAGAAAAAAGTATAGTGGTATGTTTTTTTATGGACAAGTATCTGTCTCTGGTTTAGACTATTTGAAATGTAGTGCacaaagctagctaactagctaagctagtaacAAGCCAAGTTAGAACTACAAAGAGAAGCAGTACATACATAGCATTTGCTCAGTGGACAAAGGGTGGAAGTGGAACCCTAAAGGCCAGTTCAGATCATAATTTTTAGAATGTGGCAGAGAAATTGGCAGCAGTGAACTGGTTAGCTGCAGAGCATTTGAAGCCCCTGGGGACCTACCTAATCGCCAAGTCAAGTGCGCTAGTGCTTTTAGAATGTCTGGGATTCTTTTGTAAGTTGCATCTAATCTGGTTGCAACTCATTGATCTGAACTGGCCGTCAGATGTATCTTTGTTGTTCTGAACACTTGAACTTTagaatttattattttgcaatCAACAGATGCTCTCAAGACGTTTTTGGGGAGAGGCAAAGAAGATGCTGCTGCCACTGAAGGAGAACCATCACGACTGGAATCAATCCCCTCTGAGAGTGAGTAGCCCTGTGATTCCGTTTTGGAAACAACAGTCGCTCACCCTGTGAGCACTGCGCGCGAAACAAATTATTTCAGCAGAAAGGAGACAGATCAGGCCAGTCACCAGAGTAACGCACGTTAAGGTACCTGTTGTTTGTGTGCTTGAATACGTTAATTACCTAACTACTCagttaaaacacaaattattctcACCTCATCTAGATGTGTAACTATCAGTATTGCTGCCAAATATGTATCTCCAGTGACCAGGGGCAACTGGTGATTAgggtcaacagaaagaactgcaacaaaattatgttactCATATTTCTCAAAGATTATTTCCTATAatgtattatctatgaatatagcatcttcctaaattgcataaaatttgtgttaggattttatttcatgttcattggtccttgccttgctgcttcagactgtgttctgccgattcgagtttgcagtagtaggccataggctaagcgttaatgtggggctagcccctctctcacaatgcaatgtacattgtacatttcATCCTCGAGTACCAGTTTGAatcccttaatttggaggagaaacttgaagtaaagtgacttggtgcccatcagccacgggatattgtcatcactcaaactgctggtaaaagtaaccgcaggtttaacatggagtgttttttgaagaaaaagtggctaacggttagcatagaaaagaaggcactctctgttttccatgtctgctatttcgTGGAGATGGTACAAGGTCGAGGacaggttacaaagatttgaaacatctttctgagaggattgtaaaacatgagagcagcgggagtcatctggacaatgctgtgaaattgggcttacttggaagggtaaatgttgcagcccaagttgacagtgcatacagacgcttcattgagcagcataacaaacaggtggaggaaaacaggtatgttctcagtcggatcataacatgtattaaactgtgtggaaaatgtgaaaccacacTGCAGGGGAACGAcaagtcggtggactccctgaatcctggaatattcagatgcattttcgagactatgggagggcgattcgagacttcagaggcactatgacgctcagcccatcttcaaagggacatctagcactgtacaaaacgaactgttagactgtatgtaagtgtacagggaggatttagccaagcaagtggacaagaCATCATTTGTTCCCATACAGGCAGAtcagacaactgatgtctcctgtaaatcacaaatggttgTTGTGTTGCgctacatgttgcctgacaatatagtgacagagaggtttttggttttttgtggaagtcaaagataaaactggactcggcctctctaattgcatcaagggtgtgctggaaccactgaagctgggagaaaacctgattgctcagacttatgatgatGCGGCTGCAATGAGTGGAAACATaagaggggtacagacgctaatgaaagagacacacccacatgcacagtttgttcactgctatgctcaccagctgaacctgaccttgcagcaactttgttcagcaaggatgagcttcttgaaggtgttttttgcagatgtaactgcttttgccacctttttctctggcgctccaaaacgtgttgtggCACTTGCATTCCAAGgacacccgctgtacgatggaacttcaaaggtagaactgtcaatgcagttttggaaaaccgcactgcgctgctcctgtgtatggaggacatacgcacacaaccaggatgggatgaggccaccataagtgaggcatacggcctgtcaataaaactctgggaccgagcctttctccAGCTGCTGGATTTTATTTCCTTCCtcatgccagaagttgatgttttatacaacactctgcaaaaaaggagcattgatgcatctgggattagcagtgcgctcatccgtttcaaggagaatgtccagaatatgcagaagcaaactgatgaatggcctgccaccgttcacgatggaacagacgagccaggcccaTGAGTATCCAACACAGTGTCGGTGATGAAAGAGGCATgagacacagtcatctcccaggtggagcagaggttttcacaaagtgaccacctgatctctgccaagctggttgacagctcgctcttcccacaatttgtcgtgtcattccctacatctgagcttgactgtgcggtgaaactatggcctctaggaaactaggaaaagtttaagtctgagctgaccactctgtaccgccacactatgcttcacactggtaagacggccctgtctctgttaagatccatccatgagaacaacctaggaggcttttgctgagactgtcactctgctgaaaattatcataacaacacctatgacgacatccgagtcagagaggaacttttccatcttgaagagggtaaaaaccttcactagcaataccatgggacagccgcgactcaacacattggccatgttttcgatcgaaagccagctgattcagcagctacatgatttaattcccaaagtcatcgaaaagtttgcccagagaaAGAACCACCACCTTTCTCTTCAGTGaaccctcagccttggtgagtgaaagcatattttatcatcctgcctttgtgttgctggtccgtgcattggtcatatttttgtgctggatcgattgatatagatggtgacgagtgtcagtgtgtccatgcttatctattaaggttgttgtcatagaatggatctgtatccctaaaaagttgttgtggccttcagtggtgttgagctcattgctgttcgcttatggccctgtaggcacattggttctgagcttggttgcattcctaatttaggtttgtaaatgtgacagtggtaattttacatgtgtgtgagagaggagagcaattacacaagaaggtctctctctctctccagtatgtgtattACAAcccctggtagaagcaagccgctctgtcgttaagtgttttgtggagccacgctgtttgttgatgtgttaattaaacacatcagtaacaagtagctttactggtatgtatcctatatttggAAATGGTTTGTGGCcaaccaattttttacatataaaaacggcACTGCCGTTGTCACTGGGTTGCTTTTAAGTGTCCTGCACCTGTGAGTGAATACTCCTTCTCCAGGAATTTCTCCATTACATTAATATCTAGGTTTGCCAAGTCACATGAAAACCCCTCTTTGAGCAGGACACTTTCTACAATCTTTTTATAAATTAGACCATATTCCTACCAAAACACAAGATTCCCTTTGTGACTAAGACTGCTGCAAtccaaaataacataaaaaacagaatacatgAGTATTGAGGACAGCAAGGCAGTCTGACATGGAGTGCACTCTGTGAATTAGTCATATTGCAAAAGAGTGTTTTCAGTAGAAGCTGAAATAAGCTGGAATGTACAACACATTATTGACAGtctgtttttattataaatCCTATTTTGAGGCCTATTTTGCATTGATGATGAATATTTTCTAATTAAAAGCTTGTATGAACTGCAACATTTTTTGACAGAAACACTTGTATCATGTGACACCATATTTGGATAATTTGATACCCCAGGGAAACATTATTGTACTCTAATAATAGTTTACCTTTTTGTTCTGACAAACATCCATCTAGGACCAAGATCAACCAAGATCTAAtgagtgtttttctgctaaacaCAGAGCTGCTAAACACTATCAATATCATTACCTTTTCATTTATAAGATATTGATGGTGCTTGTTGATAATGGATGTAATGTAGTCTGGTAATGTTATACCATTAAATGTATAATCTCATATGAAGTGCATTACCACACCCTGTTTATGTTTATAGTCTTTTAATGATGCAAGTATAGTGAAATCTACTATAGAATGTACAATGATACTGTTGATCACGTCTTTGAGCCACAAGGTGGCAGCAGATCATAATAATACCTTGTCTTCCAGTTAGTACACATAAAGAACGGGTTTGTAAGTACAatgttactgtacattgttgTATGATATATTATTAACACTTATGTTGTATGTATGAACACATGTAATGTTATATAATGTTATATACTTTTTCATTACTCATTCAGTGAAATGGTAAAAGAATATAATGCCTTGAAAATATTGTGACCATCAACAACAGCTCTTCTATTTGGATGACTAAGTACTTTTTAATCTCAGGATGCTCttacaaatgaaacatttaatgattttaaataCTATGCAGTCAAACCTTAGGGGCATCTCCAGTAATGTTTTAGCATTTGACAAAACCTGGATTGGATCCTGAATAAATTAGCATCAGCTGACGTCTGATCACGATATCGGGTTTTATAACTGTCTATTGTCACGTTACTCACTTTCCTGATGGTCAGACTAGCATGGGGGTGCAAACCCAGCCACCACCCCACCCTCTCGCTGTTTGGTTTTGTGTCCTTTTGCAAGGGGATTGGTACTGAGTACTGTACGTTACACACTCAGAAATAGAAGTACCGGTGTGCACTTCAAAGGGTACAAATGCTTGTCGCTGGGGGGGAGTACCTGTTTGAGATACAATTGGGTACCCTTTAGTGTCAGTCCATTTGTGTACCTTATCAAATTGTACCAGCAAATGACCTACACACGTTTTCAATGCTGCCGGGTCCAATGCAATGGTTGAAATGGTACACGTGTTCTTTCTACCATTTCTGTTGGTCAAAAGTGCTCTTTTGTCACCATAAAGACCAGAAGTGTACCTTTGAGGGAATATTCTTCAAAAGTGTACCTATAAGTACAGAACTGGTCTTGTTTTGTACCTCCATTCATGAGTGTGTATGATCAatgctattaataatattagTGATTTTATCGTTGGGAGTATCATAGACAGAATTTGATGACaatgagttaccccagaggagcagacaTTGTAGTTACAGGGCTGTGCATGGgttctctaataaatggttataCTAATACATGGTGATTTCTGTCTGAACTACTCCATTCAAATTCAGTTAACTTCATATTTCCCAGATTCAACTTAATCCAGTGTTGCTAACTTTAATCAACATGTACAAATACAAAGACTTGGTTTCCTGAATGCTCTTTATTGAAAATCCAAATAATATTGCAAAGCTCAAACATTATCTGTTaatcattaaacatttttaatcagtGTCTATGGTATGCTACATGAGTACAGTTATTTCTCTCTTTATGAAACAGTATTGTATATGCagggaaaatgtgaaaaataaaaatacaaaattgatGCTTATTATTCATTGCTGCATTCAGACTTCCTGATGCATTTCTCAGTGGACTTGGAGCCCACAGTGACTTTACATGAAAACTCTTTGTCCTGGTTCCATTCTGACGTGTCAATGGTCAAATAGCTGCTGAGCTGGAACGTCTTGTCATCTTGTGGTACAGCAGTACTGGTAACGATGTTACCGGTGACTGAACTCCCCCCCACGATCCAGCTGACATCAGCGTAGCCCATGGCCATCTGACTGGCCAGACACACCAGGGTGACTTTACTGGACTTCAACTGATCACTGGATGGAGAGAGGATGGTCAagacaggtggagggagagtaGAGTCTGGAACAATggatgagaaagaaaataagaaaaattccacattttgtttttgtcaacatAATTAAACAATATGTAGCatttaaatatagaaataaagaaagcattacattttttcaaaagctAGGAACAattaactgaaaatgtaatgaaattatgaaaagaAACTCTCTATTGTCATATGTTATTTAAACAACTGTGGTTGGTAACAAACTAATTCATTATTACTTTGCAGATTATTAATTGAtttgtgtgtttaaaatgtattaattaatgtGATGATTGTGGTGAAAAACTGACTAAACTTATTACTTACTAAACTAGCAAGCTTAGTTGGTGTAGGCTTTATATTCAGTTCTACATTGGATTTAATGGAGGAAAATTAAGTGTATGTTTATGATTAACTATAACAAAAGATTTGGTCTACATGGTATAATAGTAAATTATGCTTTTATGTAGATACATGTTTAACTGATTAATGCCACATGAGAGTCAACTAAATAGGACTAATTAAcagtaaataataatatgagAATATCATGTTTAATGTATTAAGCATAATTGATGTATTACCAAATTccacaaaaaactaaataacaTAAGATTGAAAGAGGTGGTAGCCTTCTTACCAGTGACAATGAGCTTGGTTCCTTGTCCGAATACCACAATGAATCAGTTTGTATACTTGGTTGTACAAAAACCTCCTCACTCTCACTGAGAGGACAGGAACTGAAACAAGTTTTGTAGACAGTTTACATATAGTCTGTGACACCACTGAGCTTGAATTTTTTTGTCCTAGGTTAGGCTTGatttgtgtctgtgaaacctgCCTTGAGTACAGAATCATATACTGTTATTCGTGTCTGGTCAATATGAATCCATTAGTTACCTTATTTACAATCCAGTCTTAACACAACAATGATAATGTCACTGTAACAAATGTTTATATAGTTTTTGTTCCTGGGcagtaaatgttattttctaattGCTTATGCCTCAGCAGTATAGAAAATGGTTTCCTGGGCAATCACAAGGCCGAAAACTATGTGGAGCTGGTTGAGActctggtgaagaactacagcACAATGGGCTGTAGGATGTCGCTTGAAGTCCATATCCTTGATGCTCAACTCGATAAATTCCACCTGTAATGAATACAGAGTCGGGGGATCCAGGCGCAGAGGTGCAGTTTATTAAACAAATGCACAAAAACGTGGAGCAGGAGTCATAGTCGGAAGCCAGGCAATAGGAATCAAACACAGTCACAAGGTAAACAGTCCGCGGAGGGCAACAGTACAGAaggggacaggcaggagacaacGTTGTTTACTGAGAAGATAAGTTCCAAAATCAGAGACAAAACCAATACTGAAGAAGGACCAAACGCTCAGAATGCAGAATAATCGGCAATACCTCGCAATCACACATGAGAACTGAGTTGACATATATAGGGCGGTGCATGGAGATAGAAGGGAGTCCACAGGTGATACagctacagctcatccagggccaacctaaAAAGCGGCTTCAAGATGGCTGAAAATGACCATAAACCAtggattgaggagcacttcaacaacaactccaAACCCTCAACGCATgtggcatccaagccatcacagactactgGCCAAAGAACCTCACCCCCACGGCGACGTTTCCTTCACTGacaagttaaacaggttctacgcccactttgacagggacaacaaagagccagcaaTTAAagctgaaccccccccccagacgtctttgaaagactagttctggcccaccttaagtcctatctccccccaacactggatccctaccagttggCCTACAGGTCAAACAGGTCGACAGAGGGCACCATCTCCACAGCggtacactctgccctgacccacctggcaAAACCAACATccatgtgagaatgctgttgaTAGACTTCAGCCcagcattcaacatggtcatcccc
This is a stretch of genomic DNA from Esox lucius isolate fEsoLuc1 chromosome 11, fEsoLuc1.pri, whole genome shotgun sequence. It encodes these proteins:
- the LOC105029061 gene encoding immunoglobulin lambda-1 light chain-like isoform X2; protein product: MLGTLCTLITALTCVSGVVVVTQKPPVVTLRKGEMVTLDCNTGGDGKIAFWYKHVQGGVPRFVLYYHHSYSSVKYGSGFSSPKFTCNHQSQSDYQFIINNVEESDSAVYYCKTLDGSANEYVFGQGTKLIVTDSTLPPPVLTILSPSSDQLKSSKVTLVCLASQMAMGYADVSWIVGGSSVTGNIVTSTAVPQDDKTFQLSSYLTIDTSEWNQDKEFSCKVTVGSKSTEKCIRKSECSNE